In Drosophila innubila isolate TH190305 chromosome 2R unlocalized genomic scaffold, UK_Dinn_1.0 1_C_2R, whole genome shotgun sequence, the following are encoded in one genomic region:
- the LOC117783713 gene encoding general odorant-binding protein 56d-like, whose protein sequence is MKLLFVLLTYLAFASADDDLHLSPEEKTEGVNELIECHSKHNVTMEQITSNFVEIVEEADNTLKCFANCIFEKHGMIVDGQIQPDVVLKEFSPFFGADMVKSAQPVCNSIKGSDNCDTAFKVKNCYYKIAGKMLPSQILRFVNGTFTVLSKPIP, encoded by the exons ATTTGGCATTCGCTAGTGCAGACGAT GATCTGCATTTGAGTCCAGAAGAGAAGACTGAGGGTGTCAACGAACTTATTGAGTGTCACTCAAAGCACAACGTTACTATGGAACAGATAACTTCGAACTTCGTCGAAATTGTCGAAGAAGCCGATAACACTTTAAAATGCTTTGCAAACTGTATATTTGAAAAGCATGGTATGATTGTGGATGGCCAGATACAGCCCGATGTGGTGCTGAAAGAATTTAGTCCTTTTTTTGGCGCTGACATGGTTAAGTCCGCACAGCCCGTATGCAATTCAATCAAGGGCTCTGACAATTGTGATACAGCTTTTAAGGTTAAGAATTGCTACTATAAAATTGCCGGAAAAATGCTTCCCTCTCAAATATTAAGGTTTGTGAATGGTACTTTTACTGTGCTTTCAAAGCCTATCCCTTAA